From one Lycium barbarum isolate Lr01 chromosome 6, ASM1917538v2, whole genome shotgun sequence genomic stretch:
- the LOC132645566 gene encoding origin of replication complex subunit 5 isoform X1 has product MGEEGNPQTPRRTTRASLSDPNISTGKLKSCNQKPLTIHDLAYGDESISLDDLISSLPGRRSQIIELLHLLGPLDSPMFPVFIYGGASTGKTSTILQIFKNLKRPFVYCSCITCYSPRILFESVLNQLLLHRKNESNRYSSAKRCERPSDFVNLLQEALRSVVDSLKVKSSSKKSVGGARGKMVYLVFDNLELAREWDKSTNILPFLFKLYDILKMPEVGLIFLSNASPDTYYSDTGYVEPIPVYFPDYTEDELRQILMKNQENPKLYSSFLEVVLRPFCRVTRRVDELSTSFSSLYQIYCEPLDDLGVVPSEDMKRKLFSHLQPHIGPSLNDTFKAESRLSSEASAKTNKWKGIARKSGVFESSDEIDFHMSACAKYLLICAFIASRNPATLDAHLFDSTGGSVNPKRKRKSSVKSVEKKETAEQELLLKGPGTFPLERLLAIFQCVVSVSECLPDEEAQGDGGLEGESWTNGLLSDVLLELSSLCNANFISKGGSCPLEGANRYRSMVSEAMALKVAKSLKVPLAKYLYRG; this is encoded by the exons ACAGGGAAGTTAAAATCGTGTAATCAAAAACCTTTGACAATACATGACCTTGCTTATGGGGATGAATCAATTAGTTTAGATGACTTGATTTCTAGTTTACCTGGTAGACGCTCGCAAATAATTGAATTATTACACCTTTTGGGCCCCTTGGATTCTCCAATGTTTCCTGTTTTCATATATGGAGGTGCTTCCACCGGGAAAACAAGTACCATTCTTCAGATATTCAAGAACCTAAAACGTCCGTTTGTTTACTGCAGTTGTATAACATGTTATAGCCCCAGGATACTATTTGAATCTGTGTTGAACCAGTTATTGCTTCATAGGAAGAATGAAAGCAATCGTTATTCAAGTGCGAAACGCTGTGAAAGGCCTTCCGATTTTGTAAATCTTTTGCAGGAGGCTCTTCGTAGTGTGGTAGATAGTTTAAAGGTGAAATCAAGCTCGAAGAAGTCGGTGGGAGGGGCTAGAGGGAAAATGGTTTACTTGGTTTTTGATAACTTGGAGCTTGCTCGTGAATGGGACAAGAGTACCAATATATTGCCTTTTCTCTTTAAGCTCTATGATATCCTGAAAATGCCAGAAGTGGGTTTGATTTTTCTCAGTAATGCCTCACCTGATACGTATTACTCAGACACTGGTTATGTAGAACCaattcctgtttactttcctgaTTACACTGAGGATGAGCTTCGTCAAATCTTGATGAAAAACCAGGAAAACCCAAAGCTATATTCCTCATTTCTCGA AGTGGTGCTGAGGCCATTTTGTCGAGTTACTAGACGAGTTGATGAGTTGTCAACTTCCTTCTCATCATTATATCAGATATATTGTGAACCTCTGGATGATTTAGGCGTTGTTCCAAGTGAAGATAtgaaaagaaaactattttctcaTCTTCAGCCACATATTGGACCATCCCTGAATGACACATTCAAAGCTGAAAGCAGGCTTTCTTCTGAAGCCTCAGCTAAGACGAACAAATGGAAAGGCATTGCCAGGAAAAGTGGAGTTTTTGAATCTTCCGATGAGATAGACTTTCATATGTCTGCTTGTGCCAAATACCTTCTTATTTGTGCTTTCATTGCTTCAAGGAATCCAGCTACCCTTGACGCACACTTGTTTGATTCAACTGGAGGCTCCGTTAACCCAAAACGAAAGAGGAA GAGCTCAGTGAAGTCAGTTGAGAAAAAGGAAACTGCCGAACAAGAATTGCTCTTGAAGGGACCAGGAACGTTTCCCTTGGAAAGATTATTAGCCATATTTCAGTGTGTCGTATCTGTTTCAGAATGCTTACCTGATGAAGAAGCACAAGGAGATGGTGGATTGGAAGGAGAGAGTTGGACTAACGGACTATTGTCTGATGTTCTTTTGGAATTATCAAGTCTGTGTAATGCTAATTTTATCAGTAAAGGTGGAAGTTGCCCCTTGGAAGGCGCTAATCGGTACCGATCTATGGTGTCTGAAGCTATGGCTCTTAAG GTTGCAAAGAGTCTAAAAGTTCCTCTGGCAAAGTATTTATATAGAGGATGA
- the LOC132645566 gene encoding origin of replication complex subunit 5 isoform X2 — protein MGEEGNPQTPRRTTRASLSDPNISTGKLKSCNQKPLTIHDLAYGDESISLDDLISSLPGRRSQIIELLHLLGPLDSPMFPVFIYGGASTGKTSTILQIFKNLKRPFVYCSCITCYSPRILFESVLNQLLLHRKNESNRYSSAKRCERPSDFVNLLQEALRSVVDSLKVKSSSKKSVGGARGKMVYLVFDNLELAREWDKSTNILPFLFKLYDILKMPEVGLIFLSNASPDTYYSDTGYVEPIPVYFPDYTEDELRQILMKNQENPKLYSSFLEVVLRPFCRVTRRVDELSTSFSSLYQIYCEPLDDLGVVPSEDMKRKLFSHLQPHIGPSLNDTFKAESRLSSEASAKTNKWKGIARKSGVFESSDEIDFHMSACAKYLLICAFIASRNPATLDAHLFDSTGGSVNPKRKRKRSTIGQQVQVIIRLNAKGTDAQFGDSPV, from the exons ACAGGGAAGTTAAAATCGTGTAATCAAAAACCTTTGACAATACATGACCTTGCTTATGGGGATGAATCAATTAGTTTAGATGACTTGATTTCTAGTTTACCTGGTAGACGCTCGCAAATAATTGAATTATTACACCTTTTGGGCCCCTTGGATTCTCCAATGTTTCCTGTTTTCATATATGGAGGTGCTTCCACCGGGAAAACAAGTACCATTCTTCAGATATTCAAGAACCTAAAACGTCCGTTTGTTTACTGCAGTTGTATAACATGTTATAGCCCCAGGATACTATTTGAATCTGTGTTGAACCAGTTATTGCTTCATAGGAAGAATGAAAGCAATCGTTATTCAAGTGCGAAACGCTGTGAAAGGCCTTCCGATTTTGTAAATCTTTTGCAGGAGGCTCTTCGTAGTGTGGTAGATAGTTTAAAGGTGAAATCAAGCTCGAAGAAGTCGGTGGGAGGGGCTAGAGGGAAAATGGTTTACTTGGTTTTTGATAACTTGGAGCTTGCTCGTGAATGGGACAAGAGTACCAATATATTGCCTTTTCTCTTTAAGCTCTATGATATCCTGAAAATGCCAGAAGTGGGTTTGATTTTTCTCAGTAATGCCTCACCTGATACGTATTACTCAGACACTGGTTATGTAGAACCaattcctgtttactttcctgaTTACACTGAGGATGAGCTTCGTCAAATCTTGATGAAAAACCAGGAAAACCCAAAGCTATATTCCTCATTTCTCGA AGTGGTGCTGAGGCCATTTTGTCGAGTTACTAGACGAGTTGATGAGTTGTCAACTTCCTTCTCATCATTATATCAGATATATTGTGAACCTCTGGATGATTTAGGCGTTGTTCCAAGTGAAGATAtgaaaagaaaactattttctcaTCTTCAGCCACATATTGGACCATCCCTGAATGACACATTCAAAGCTGAAAGCAGGCTTTCTTCTGAAGCCTCAGCTAAGACGAACAAATGGAAAGGCATTGCCAGGAAAAGTGGAGTTTTTGAATCTTCCGATGAGATAGACTTTCATATGTCTGCTTGTGCCAAATACCTTCTTATTTGTGCTTTCATTGCTTCAAGGAATCCAGCTACCCTTGACGCACACTTGTTTGATTCAACTGGAGGCTCCGTTAACCCAAAACGAAAGAGGAA gagaagtaccattgggcagcaagtacaagttataatacgactaaacgctaaag gtacagacgcacagtttggtgattcaccagtttag
- the LOC132645567 gene encoding cytochrome P450 86A22-like → MDIAIALLLFTAITCYLLWFTFISRSLKGPRVWPLLGSLPGLIENSERMHDWIVDNLRACGGTYQTCICAIPFLARKQGLVTVTCDPKNLEHILKTRFENYPKGPTWQAVFHELLGQGIFNSDGDTWLFQRKTAALEFTTRTLRQAMARWVNRAIDLRFCPILETAQLEGKSVDLQDLLLRLTFDNICGLAFGKDPQTLAPGLPENTFASAFDRATEASLQRFILPEVIWKLKKWLGLGMEVSLNRSLVQLDKYMSDIINTRKLELMSQQKDGNPHDDLLSRFMKKKESYTDKFLQQVALNFILAGRDTSSVALSWFFWLVIQNPVVEQKILQEISTVLVETRGSATSSWLDKPLAFEEVDRLTYLKAALSETLRLYPSVPEDSKHVVVDDVLPDGTFVPAGSSITYSIYSAGRMKTTWGEDCLEFKPERWLSPDGKKFVMHEQYKFVAFNAGPRICLGKDLAYLQMKSVAAAVLLRHRLMVAPGHKVEQKMSLTLFMKDGLKVNLRPRDLTPFVNSVKKEREVQLVQKLNGDKDE, encoded by the coding sequence ATGGACATTGCAATAGCTTTGCTCTTGTTTACTGCCATAACATGTTATCTTCTATGGTTCACCTTcatctcaagatctctcaagggTCCACGTGTCTGGCCCTTATTGGGCAGCTTACCGGGCTTGATCGAGAACTCGGAGCGTATGCATGACTGGATTGTGGACAACCTACGCGCGTGTGGGGGCACGTACCAGACATGCATATGTGCCATCCCATTCTTGGCCCGTAAGCAAGGCCTCGTGACTGTCACGTGTGACCCGAAGAATTTGGAGCATATTTTAAAGACCCGATTCGAGAATTACCCGAAGGGTCCGACTTGGCAAGCCGTTTTCCATGAGCTGCTTGGCCAAGGGATTTTTAACTCTGATGGTGACACGTGGCTTTTCCAAAGGAAGACGGCTGCGCTCGAGTTCACGACTCGAACTCTCCGTCAAGCCATGGCTCGGTGGGTCAATCGAGCCATTGACCTTAGGTTTTGTCCTATTCTTGAAACGGCTCAGCTTGAGGGAAAGTCGGTTGACTTGCAAGATCTTTTGCTTCGGCTCACTTTCGATAACATCTGTGGCTTGGCTTTTGGTAAGGACCCTCAAACACTGGCACCCGGCTTGCCCGAGAATACGTTTGCTTCGGCTTTTGACCGAGCCACGGAGGCGTCATTGCAGCGTTTCATATTGCCAGAAGTTATATGGAAGCTGAAGAAATGGCTTGGGCTTGGAATGGAAGTCAGCTTGAACCGAAGCCTTGTACAGCTGGACAAATACATGTCTGACATCATCAATACACGTAAGCTTGAGTTGATGAGTCAGCAAAAAGACGGAAACCCACATGATGACTTGTTATCAAGgttcatgaagaagaaggaatCCTACACGGACAAGTTCTTGCAACAAGTGGCACTTAACTTTATCCTAGCTGGACGTGACACGTCATCAGTCGCGTTAAGTTGGTTTTTCTGGTTGGTCATCCAGAATCCAGTAGTTGAACAAAAAATCTTACAAGAAATATCTACGGTCCTGGTGGAGACACGTGGCAGTGCCACGTCATCATGGCTCGATAAGCCGTTAGCGTTCGAGGAAGTTGATCGGCTAACCTACTTGAAAGCTGCATTGTCGGAAACTCTCCGGCTCTATCCATCGGTCCCCGAGGACTCGAAGCACGTGGTGGTCGATGACGTGTTGCCAGACGGGACGTTTGTCCCGGCGGGTTCGTCAATAACATATTCCATATATTCAGCAGGAAGAATGAAGACTACGTGGGGAGAAGATTGTTTAGAATTCAAGCCAGAAAGGTGGCTAAGCCCGGATGGTAAAAAGTTTGTAATGCATGAACAATACAAGTTTGTGGCATTTAATGCTGGTCCAAGGATATGTCTAGGGAAAGACTTGGCATATTTGCAAATGAAGTCGGTGGCGGCTGCAGTGTTGCTCCGCCACCGGCTCATGGTGGCTCCCGGCCATAAGGTGGAGCAAAAAATGTCGTTGACTTTGTTCATGAAAGATGGACTTAAAGTCAATCTTCGTCCAAGAGACCTCACACCATTCGTGAATAGTGTAAAGAAGGAAAGAGAGGTCCAATTAGTCCAAAAATTGAATGGGGACAAAGATGAATGA
- the LOC132645568 gene encoding ascorbate transporter, chloroplastic, with the protein MAIGAVVSNRNFGCFIGSGREQCTAHHHGERLGFAALKYVQRNMLYNERCLPRSGLSNSGCIYRSHAQSIGPLDDKSFGSKSPFYVEGIHANRFSGKYHVINPKRRTRRWECYLSSSDSGNSWIQPRKLDKLGFIDGQKQQLKHAAINRTQADYKSDEYDITGALESLVSSEGASEAVLVESIEQPKPWWEQFPRRWIVVLLCFAAFLLCNMDRVNMSIAILPMSKEFNWNSATVGLIQSSFFWGYLLTQIVGGIWADKLGGKVVLGFGVVWWSIATVLTPFAARLGLPFLLVVRALMGIGEGVAMPAMNNMLSKWIPVSERSRSLALVYSGMYLGSVTGLAFSPILIQKFGWPSVFYSFGSLGSIWFALWLTKAYSTPKDDPGLSEQEKRLIMDGSVSKEPVTNIPWKLILSKAPVWALIISHFCHNWGTFILLTWMPTYYSQVLKFNLTESGLFCVLPWLTMAIFANIGGWIADTLVSKGFSITSVRKIMQSIGFLGPAFFLTQLSHVKTPAFAVLCMACSQGSDAFSQSGLYSNHQDIGPRYAGVLLGLSNTAGVLAGVFGTAATGYILQKGSWDDVFKVAVVLYIIGTLVWNFFSTGERILE; encoded by the exons ATGGCTATCGGTGCCGTTGTTTCTAACCGGAATTTCGGTTGTTTCATCGGTTCTG GCAGAGAGCAGTGTACAGCACATCACCATGGAGAGCGATTGGGGTTTGCTGCTTTGAAGTATGTTCAGAGGAATATGTTATATAATGAGCGGTGTCTCCCAAGAAGTGGCTTATCGAACTCGGGTTGCATATATAGGTCACATGCCCAGTCTATTGGACCTTTGGATGATAAATCTTTCGGATCAAAATCACCATTTTATGTTGAAGGCATTCACGCTAACCGGTTTAGTGGAAAGTATCATGTCATCAATCCTAAGCGAAGAACCAGAAGATGGGAATGCTATCTTTCCTCTTCTGACTCGGGTAACAGTTGGATTCAACCAAGGAAGCTGGATAAACTTGGTTTCATTGATGGACAAAAGCAGCAGCTAAAGCATGCTGCAATAAATAGAACTCAAGCCGACTACAAGTCTGATGAGTATGACATAACTGGAGCTTTGGAGTCTCTTGTGTCATCGGAAGGGGCAAGTGAAGCCGTTTTGGTGGAAAGCATTGAGCAACCAAAACCTTGGTGGGAGCAATTTCCAAGAAGATGGATTGTTGTACTGCTGTGTTTTGCTGCATTTTTGTTATGCAACATGGATCGT GTAAACATGAGCATTGCAATACTTCCGATGTCAAAGGAGTTTAACTGGAACAGCGCTACGGTTGGTCTTATCCAGTCTTCCTTCTTCTGGGGCTATCTTCTCACTCAG ATTGTTGGAGGGATATGGGCGGATAAACTTGGTGGGAAGGTTGTGCTCGGCTTCGGAGTTGTCTGGTGGTCGATTGCAACTGTTTTAACTCCTTTTGCCGCCAGACTTGGACTTCCATTTTTACTTGTCGTGCGTGCCTTAATGGGTATTGGAGAG GGTGTCGCAATGCCTGCCATGAATAATATGCTCTCAAAGTGGATTCCTGTCTCAGAAAGAAGCAGATCTCTCGCTCTAGTGTATAGTGGAATGTATCTTGGTTCTGTTACAGGATTAGCTTTCTCTCCTATTTTGATCCAAAAGTTTGGATGGCCATCAGTGTTCTATTCCTTTGGTTCCCTTGGAAGCATCTGGTTTGCACTGTGGTTGACCAAG GCATATAGCACTCCGAAAGATGATCCAGGGCTTAGTGAGCAGGAAAAGAGGCTGATCATGGATGGAAGCGTCTCTAAGGAACCTGTCACTAACATCCCATGGAAACTAATTTTATCAAAGGCACCTGTCTGGGCCCTCATTATCTCCCATTTCTGTCATAACTGGGGAACATTTATTCTACTGACATGGATGCCTACGTACTACAGTCAG GTTTTGAAGTTCAACCTCACTGAATCAGGACTATTCTGTGTATTACCATGGCTGACCATGGCCATATTTGCAAATATAGGTGGTTGGATTGCGGATACACTCGTGAGCAAAGGATTCTCCATAACATCAGTTCGTAAG ATTATGCAATCGATTGGTTTTCTGGGCCCTGCTTTTTTTCTTACACAATTAAGCCATGTGAAGACTCCTGCATTCGCAGTGCTATGCATGGCATGCAGTCAG GGATCGGATGCATTCTCTCAGTCTGGCCTCTACTCTAATCACCAAGACATTGGACCACGTTACGCT GGAGTGTTGTTGGGATTATCTAATACTGCTGGTGTGCTAGCTGGTGTCTTCGGTACAGCTGCAACTGGATACATACTACAAAAAG GGTCTTGGGATGATGTATTTAAGGTGGCCGTTGTATTATACATCATAGGCACATTGGTCTGGAATTTCTTCTCAACCGGAGAGAGAATCCTCGAGTAG